A portion of the Micromonospora vinacea genome contains these proteins:
- a CDS encoding SRPBCC family protein — protein MAANPAGLGDKLRGQLADEVRNLAGAIGDRAVSVVTERITGATGRLSEYARQGGGPGLIAAATGAQKLAEGGSPVKAMVHAGMAGGKEKVMAALGRAGGKGGKGGAKKKVTNIVETIEVGVPVRAAYNQWTQFGDFPSFMKKVEQSENDSDEKMTWKAQVFWSHRTWESTIVRQVPDKLIHWRSKGEKGSVDGTVSFHEITPDLTRILVVLEYHPQGLFEHTGNLWRAQGRRVRLELKHFVRHVMTEVALDPDQVEGWRGEIRDSQVVKDHETGLREEQEQRESGRERRGGTRGETEVDEFAEEEPRRRPGGRLRQRPPRRPAEPEYDEEYEAYEDGYDEGYADEPDEEPPPPRRRVPDRARGSQPREEPQRPRPPVRRGPEPSRRPVVRRRREEGE, from the coding sequence ATGGCGGCGAACCCGGCAGGACTCGGTGACAAGCTGCGCGGCCAGCTGGCCGACGAGGTCCGCAACCTGGCCGGTGCGATTGGCGATCGCGCGGTCAGCGTGGTGACCGAGCGGATCACCGGTGCGACCGGCCGTCTCAGCGAGTACGCGCGTCAGGGTGGCGGGCCAGGACTGATCGCCGCCGCCACCGGCGCGCAGAAGTTGGCCGAGGGCGGCTCACCGGTGAAGGCGATGGTGCATGCCGGTATGGCCGGCGGTAAGGAGAAGGTGATGGCGGCTCTCGGCCGCGCGGGCGGCAAGGGCGGTAAGGGCGGCGCCAAGAAGAAGGTCACCAACATCGTCGAGACGATCGAGGTCGGTGTGCCGGTACGGGCCGCGTACAACCAGTGGACGCAGTTCGGCGACTTTCCCAGCTTCATGAAGAAGGTCGAGCAGTCCGAGAACGACTCGGACGAGAAGATGACCTGGAAGGCGCAGGTCTTCTGGTCGCACCGGACCTGGGAGTCGACGATCGTCCGCCAGGTGCCGGACAAGCTCATCCACTGGCGCTCCAAGGGTGAAAAGGGCTCGGTCGACGGCACCGTCAGCTTCCACGAGATCACCCCGGACCTGACCCGCATCCTCGTGGTGCTGGAGTACCACCCGCAGGGCCTCTTCGAGCACACCGGCAACCTGTGGCGCGCCCAGGGCCGGCGGGTTCGGCTGGAGTTGAAGCACTTCGTACGGCACGTGATGACCGAGGTGGCGCTCGACCCGGACCAGGTCGAGGGCTGGCGCGGTGAGATCCGTGACTCGCAGGTGGTCAAGGACCACGAGACCGGCCTGCGTGAGGAGCAGGAGCAGCGCGAGAGTGGCCGGGAGCGGCGCGGCGGCACGCGGGGCGAGACCGAGGTCGACGAGTTCGCCGAGGAGGAGCCGCGCCGCCGGCCCGGTGGGCGGCTGCGCCAACGGCCGCCCCGGCGACCGGCCGAGCCGGAGTACGACGAGGAGTACGAGGCCTACGAGGACGGCTACGACGAGGGGTACGCCGACGAGCCCGACGAGGAGCCGCCGCCACCCCGTCGCCGCGTGCCGGACCGGGCCCGGGGATCCCAGCCCCGCGAGGAGCCGCAGCGGCCCCGGCCGCCAGTTCGACGTGGACCGGAGCCGTCGCGCCGACCGGTTGTGCGTCGCCGCCGGGAGGAGGGCGAGTGA
- a CDS encoding gas vesicle protein, which yields MTTSLAPNSADDPLAYRPVALVDLLDRVLATGVVISGDITLSIADVDLVRISLRALVASVGALAPPQDAG from the coding sequence GTGACGACCTCGCTCGCGCCGAACAGCGCCGACGATCCGCTCGCGTACCGGCCGGTCGCCCTGGTCGACCTGCTCGACAGGGTGCTTGCCACCGGAGTGGTGATCAGCGGTGACATCACACTGTCCATCGCCGACGTGGACCTGGTCCGGATCTCGCTGCGCGCGCTGGTCGCCTCGGTCGGCGCGCTGGCCCCGCCGCAGGACGCCGGATGA
- a CDS encoding DUF3263 domain-containing protein encodes MSADTTPAAPEPSIDARPGEVTGAAGPTVPNPRPAPPIETDESASPADEAAQPADPAPGLTERERAILAFEQQWWRHAGAKEQAVRDTFGISSTRYYQLLNGLLDNPAALAADPVLISRLRRLRSSRARNRRR; translated from the coding sequence ATGTCCGCCGACACCACCCCGGCCGCCCCCGAGCCGTCCATCGACGCTCGTCCGGGTGAGGTCACGGGTGCTGCCGGGCCGACCGTCCCGAATCCCCGACCGGCGCCGCCCATCGAGACCGACGAGTCGGCGTCGCCGGCGGACGAGGCGGCGCAGCCCGCTGATCCCGCGCCGGGATTGACCGAGCGGGAACGGGCCATCCTCGCCTTCGAGCAGCAGTGGTGGCGGCACGCCGGCGCCAAGGAGCAGGCCGTCCGGGACACCTTCGGGATCTCGTCGACCCGGTACTACCAACTGCTCAACGGTCTGCTGGACAATCCGGCCGCCCTCGCCGCCGACCCCGTGCTGATCAGCCGACTCCGCCGGTTGCGCTCGTCGCGCGCCCGCAACCGCCGCCGTTGA
- a CDS encoding GvpL/GvpF family gas vesicle protein, whose product MADETGLFVYGLVPADVEATPDAAGVGDPPGEVTVIRHGDIAALVSAVPLDAPLGRSADLRAYQDLLDGTAAVAPVLPVRFGTVVTGTDAVLDLLRPHHDRFAAALAEFEGRVQYVVHGRFDERALLRGILDENPAAARLAEQVRGRAEAATREPRIRLGELISQAVELRREAENRTLLDASAEFVVSTQLRPPSHEMDAAHVALLVDTDREAALVDALEEYAQDRRGLLRLRLLGPLAPYDFVAAHQLAG is encoded by the coding sequence ATGGCGGACGAGACGGGACTCTTCGTCTACGGGCTGGTGCCGGCCGACGTGGAGGCGACGCCCGACGCCGCCGGGGTCGGCGACCCGCCCGGCGAGGTGACGGTGATCCGGCACGGGGACATCGCCGCCCTGGTCAGCGCGGTGCCGCTGGACGCGCCGCTCGGCCGGTCGGCGGACCTGCGGGCGTACCAGGACCTGCTGGACGGGACGGCCGCGGTGGCGCCGGTGCTACCGGTGCGGTTCGGCACCGTGGTCACCGGCACGGACGCGGTGCTCGACCTGCTGCGGCCGCACCACGACCGGTTCGCCGCCGCGCTGGCCGAGTTCGAGGGCCGGGTGCAGTACGTCGTGCACGGGCGCTTCGACGAGCGGGCGTTGCTGCGCGGCATCCTCGACGAGAACCCGGCGGCCGCCAGGCTGGCCGAGCAGGTGCGTGGTCGGGCCGAGGCGGCCACCCGTGAACCGCGGATCCGGCTCGGGGAGTTGATCAGTCAGGCGGTGGAGCTGCGCCGTGAGGCGGAGAACCGGACGTTGCTCGACGCCTCGGCCGAGTTCGTCGTCTCCACGCAACTACGCCCGCCCAGTCACGAGATGGACGCCGCCCACGTGGCGCTGCTGGTGGACACCGACCGCGAGGCGGCCCTGGTGGACGCGCTGGAGGAGTACGCGCAGGACCGCCGGGGTCTGCTGAGGTTGCGGCTGCTCGGGCCGCTCGCCCCGTACGACTTCGTCGCCGCGCACCAGCTGGCGGGGTGA
- a CDS encoding gas vesicle protein GvpG — MDLLWALLTLPYAPVRGLTAVVGVIAREAESRQRNPVNVRRELEELDAAVAAGELSAEERDRAEQRVLDRLTGGAGRAERQRPPRRGPAREGGVRHDRRRPGPAA, encoded by the coding sequence GTGGACCTGCTGTGGGCGCTGCTGACCCTGCCGTACGCGCCGGTGCGCGGGCTGACCGCTGTCGTCGGGGTCATCGCTCGGGAAGCCGAGTCGCGGCAGCGGAACCCGGTCAATGTCCGACGCGAGCTGGAGGAGTTGGACGCCGCCGTGGCGGCCGGCGAACTCAGCGCCGAGGAACGCGACCGGGCGGAGCAGCGGGTGCTGGACCGGCTGACCGGGGGTGCGGGCCGGGCCGAGCGACAACGCCCGCCCCGGCGCGGCCCGGCACGCGAGGGAGGAGTGCGCCATGACCGACGACGCCCAGGCCCGGCGGCGTGA
- the gvpJ gene encoding gas vesicle protein GvpJ translates to MTAAQPPSVVQNSGQVLPAGHEPANLGDILERVLDRGIVIAGDIRVSLLDIELLTLKLRLVIASVDTARQIGIDWWEHDPWLSSRARPPVEPGPRDPEEVEAERRPRVAARARRRDAEVEEWDDFDG, encoded by the coding sequence ATGACCGCTGCACAACCACCGTCGGTGGTGCAGAACTCCGGCCAGGTCCTGCCCGCCGGCCACGAGCCGGCCAACCTGGGCGACATCCTGGAGCGGGTGCTCGACCGGGGCATCGTCATCGCCGGCGACATCCGGGTCAGCCTGCTCGACATCGAGCTGCTGACGCTGAAGCTGCGTCTGGTGATCGCGTCGGTCGACACCGCGCGCCAGATCGGCATCGACTGGTGGGAGCACGACCCATGGCTCAGCTCGCGGGCTCGTCCCCCGGTTGAGCCGGGTCCTCGTGACCCCGAGGAGGTCGAAGCGGAGCGTAGGCCCCGGGTGGCGGCTCGGGCCCGCCGCCGCGACGCCGAAGTGGAGGAGTGGGATGACTTCGACGGCTGA
- the gvpJ gene encoding gas vesicle protein GvpJ has protein sequence MTLVPGDDAVGGALERVGSAGGLADVVETVLDKGVVIDAQVTVGVVGIPLVEINARVVVASIETYLRFAEAVDRLDIAPDEGEGLAGLLGGVTGAVRDVTDSVGEVTGNVRDLGRG, from the coding sequence GTGACGCTGGTGCCGGGCGATGACGCCGTCGGCGGTGCCCTGGAACGGGTGGGTTCCGCCGGCGGCCTCGCCGACGTGGTGGAGACAGTGCTCGACAAGGGCGTGGTGATCGACGCGCAGGTGACTGTCGGGGTCGTCGGCATTCCCCTCGTGGAGATCAACGCCCGGGTGGTGGTGGCGAGCATCGAGACGTACCTGCGGTTCGCCGAGGCGGTCGACCGGCTGGACATCGCCCCGGACGAGGGCGAAGGGCTGGCCGGCCTCCTCGGCGGTGTCACCGGCGCGGTGCGGGACGTCACCGACTCGGTCGGGGAGGTCACCGGCAACGTGCGGGACCTGGGGAGGGGCTGA
- a CDS encoding GvpL/GvpF family gas vesicle protein produces the protein MTSTAEVTAHRPVPAVGAWLHGVVRDVEPATLAAIGGMDGGPVRAVSAAGLVAVVSTAPLNEYGEEPLRRNLEDLAWLERAARAHHAVVEALARRGPVVPARLATVHTDDERVAGSLSARRAELLAALDRLTGRGEWGVKGYLVREAATDSAETAGGGGVGTAYLRRRRAQLTAREERQQVVSAAADAVHGALCELAVAGRRHAPQDRRLSGASAPMVLNGAYLVDVAELPRFTELVGSLGGRHPGLHLELTGPWPAYSFVAERPEPALTVREPG, from the coding sequence ATGACTTCGACGGCTGAGGTGACCGCGCACCGGCCCGTCCCGGCCGTCGGGGCCTGGCTGCACGGCGTGGTCCGGGACGTCGAGCCGGCGACGCTGGCAGCGATCGGCGGGATGGACGGCGGACCGGTCCGCGCGGTGTCCGCGGCCGGACTCGTCGCCGTGGTCAGCACCGCACCGCTGAACGAGTACGGCGAGGAGCCACTACGCCGCAACCTGGAGGATCTGGCCTGGCTGGAGCGGGCGGCCCGGGCACACCACGCGGTGGTCGAGGCGCTGGCCCGGCGAGGTCCGGTGGTGCCAGCCCGGCTCGCCACCGTGCACACCGACGACGAGCGGGTCGCCGGCTCTCTCTCCGCCCGTCGTGCCGAACTGCTCGCCGCCCTGGACCGGCTGACCGGTCGTGGCGAGTGGGGCGTCAAGGGCTACCTGGTCCGCGAAGCGGCCACCGACAGCGCCGAGACGGCCGGGGGCGGCGGGGTGGGGACGGCGTATCTGCGCCGCCGGCGTGCCCAGTTGACTGCCCGGGAGGAACGCCAGCAGGTGGTGAGCGCTGCCGCGGACGCGGTGCACGGCGCCCTGTGCGAGTTGGCCGTCGCGGGCCGGCGGCACGCGCCGCAGGATCGCCGGCTCTCCGGGGCGTCCGCCCCGATGGTGCTCAACGGGGCGTACCTCGTCGACGTGGCGGAGCTGCCCCGCTTCACCGAACTGGTCGGCTCGTTGGGCGGCCGGCATCCGGGACTTCACCTGGAGCTGACCGGGCCGTGGCCGGCGTACTCGTTCGTCGCGGAACGGCCGGAGCCCGCGCTCACCGTACGGGAGCCGGGGTGA
- a CDS encoding gas vesicle protein GvpO, with protein MTDDAQARRRDPTAEGYLDDEYVEPVSAAEAARAGLRQLVELTGREPSVTASVEAIEDGWLVGVEVVEAPRIPTSIDLLGLYEVELDIGGNLLGYRRVRRYQRGKGEVG; from the coding sequence ATGACCGACGACGCCCAGGCCCGGCGGCGTGACCCGACCGCCGAGGGATACCTCGACGACGAGTACGTGGAACCGGTGTCGGCGGCCGAGGCGGCCCGGGCCGGGCTGCGGCAACTGGTCGAGCTGACCGGCCGCGAGCCGTCCGTCACCGCGTCGGTGGAGGCCATCGAGGACGGCTGGCTGGTCGGGGTGGAGGTCGTGGAGGCGCCTCGGATCCCCACCTCGATCGACCTGCTCGGCCTCTACGAAGTGGAGTTGGACATCGGGGGAAACCTGCTCGGCTATCGGCGGGTGCGGCGCTACCAACGTGGGAAGGGTGAGGTGGGCTGA
- a CDS encoding GNAT family N-acetyltransferase: MAGAVRLEPVDERNLEPLLSVAAAEAEPGDVMPPVEAPAGWSLARREAFREFHRASFGGLNGPTGSQMYAILVGGEVLGMIRMTRCDEPRTVETGMWLGRSARGQGIGAAALRELLNAAARAGMRAVVAETTPDNIGAVAVLEKCGAKLREDGGKVHAEICLDSTLPAL; the protein is encoded by the coding sequence GTGGCGGGTGCGGTCCGGCTGGAGCCGGTGGACGAACGGAACCTGGAGCCGTTGCTCTCCGTAGCGGCTGCGGAGGCGGAGCCCGGTGATGTGATGCCCCCGGTCGAGGCGCCCGCCGGCTGGTCGCTCGCCCGCCGCGAGGCGTTCCGGGAATTCCACCGGGCCAGCTTCGGCGGGCTGAACGGCCCGACCGGTTCGCAGATGTACGCCATCCTCGTCGGCGGCGAGGTGCTGGGCATGATCCGGATGACGCGCTGTGACGAGCCGCGCACTGTGGAGACCGGGATGTGGCTCGGCCGGTCGGCACGGGGGCAGGGGATCGGCGCGGCCGCCCTGCGCGAGTTGCTGAACGCCGCCGCTCGGGCGGGCATGCGGGCGGTGGTCGCCGAGACGACCCCGGACAATATCGGCGCCGTCGCCGTACTCGAAAAATGCGGTGCGAAACTGCGCGAGGACGGCGGCAAGGTGCATGCCGAAATATGCCTCGATTCGACGCTTCCCGCTCTCTGA